AGCGCCAGCGGGGGACAGTTGAACGTGAGCACTTCGGTGCCGTCACCGGCGTCCGCCACGCCCACCTGCGGGTGCCGCACCGCGGCGGCCTGCAGCGCGCGCCGAAGGCTGCGCGGCTGGAGCCGCAGCACGCGCCCCGGACCGGCGTCGTCGTGCAGGAGACGGCCGAACGACATACTGCCCGGGCCGGGCGTGGACCGTGAGGCGTACTCCAGGCAGGCATACGCCACCACCGCGGTCGGCGCACTGGTGCCGGCCGAAGGGCTCAGGTGGACCGCACCGTCGGGGGCGACGCTCATCATGGCCAGGGCACTGAACGGGCGGTCGACCAGGTCCTCCAGCGTGGTGCGCGGCTGCTCATGGGCGCTGCCTGTGGTGTACATGCGGATCATGCACATGATGTCGCGGTGGAGCGTGGCAGCCGTGGGAAGCCGAACCCAGTCCGCCGCGGCGGACGCGCGCAGCATCCCCTCCCGCAGGGAGCCCGGCTCCAGTCGGGCGAACGGCGACAGGCAGAAGGTGTAGAACCAGGCGGGCACCCGGCAGGGAGGAGCCAGCAGCCACCAGTGCAGTAGGAACAGGCTGCCGTCCTGCTCCAGGTAGGGGTCGGCCCCGTCTTCGTCGAGCAGCCACCGGCCCCTTGCGGTAGGAGTCACGCTGCTGGGCGTTCCGGGCCCATGGCGGGCCTCGTCGGTGAGTTTGAACGCCGATGACCAAAACCGCATGGAGGCCACCGCGCTCTTGCCGGCGCCGAGTTCGACGATCGCGTGGGCCGTTGCGAACACGTGTGGGTTGTCCTGGACGGCGAGGTGCGTCTTGAGGAGCCAGCCGTAGCGGGGGGAGTAGGAGCCGTGCCGGGCGTGGACCGGTGCGACGTAGGACGGGAAAGCGGGCGTAGGCATCGAAGTCTCCTGGGGGAAGGGGGAGTGGCAGTCAGGGGGCGCTGCGCGGTTTCGGGGGCCGACGGCGGCCACGCCTCGGGGCCTTGCCAGCGAGCGCGCGTTCGAGGAGACGCCGGTTGTCGGCGCGGCGCTGGGGTGTGAGCGGTTCACGCCACGGCTCGTACGGCTGCGGCCGGGTGGGGATGAGCTCCAGCTCCAGGCGGGCGAGCATCTGCTCCCGGACCGTGGGCGGCACGGCAGGTGTCGCCTGCTGCTGCTCACGTCGGCGGTCCTGGTCGGCCACGACCCCGACCCAGTCGTCACCGAGGCGCTGCACGAGCCCGTTGCGCAGCGCGCCGCGCTTGCCGGGGGTGGTTGCCGCCCACACACCTCTGGGAGTCAGCGACGGGTTGGCCAGGGCCCACTTCAGACAGCCCTGGACGACGGGACAGCCGGAGCAGGCGAGCTTGGCCCTGGCGATGGTCTTCGTCCGCTGAAGCCGGTCGGCGACCTCTTCGAAGGCGAACAGCGCCGGGTCGTCCTGGCAGGGCGTGGGGTGCTCGGTGTGGGGAAAGGGAATGCGCTCGTCCGCGAGTGCGGAGACAGCATCCCGTGTACGGATACGGCTTCTCATGAGATGCCCTCCAACAGGGCCGTGAGGGTGGTTCGATGTGGGGCGGCGACCAGGTCCGGGACGCCGGGGGAGTGCGGGGTGACGGTGCACGAGGGGTCAGCTTCACCACTCGCCTCGGGCGAGGCGCCTCATCAGGTCGGTGTAGGTGTCGCCCTCGTAGCCCAGGGGAAGGCCGCGCTTGCGCCGCTCGACGTTCGCGGCCCTGACACAGAAGTGGCAGGCCGGTTCTCGGACCGCGTGATGGCGTCGGCCGGGCTCGGGGTACCAGCCGGTCTCGGCGTCGATCAGGACCGACACCACACGCTCCGGGTCGTACATGAACGGTCGCCCGCAGTTGATGCAGGGGCTCATCGCGACGGGGTGTTCGTGGGACACGGCGTCAGCTCTCTTCGAGGCCGGGGTGCCAGCGGAATGCGTCGGCCGAGAGCGCCGCGGGGTCGTTCGGGTCCCGGTAGTGGCGGTCACGGGGCTCGTCGTCGGCCACGGAGTGGGCGTCGATCCATTCGTCGGCGGCCTGTTCGGCGCCGAGCGAGCGCAGCAGGCTGGCGAGGACGTCTACTTCCTCGCAGTTCAGGAGGTGGGCGATGTCGGCGGTGAGGGTGCCGCACCAGGTGTCGGCGAAGTCGTGGCCGAGGCCGCTGGGGATGGTGGTCAGCTGCTCGACGGTGGTGGGGGTGTCGTTCATGTCGTATTCCGGGGTGTTCAGGCGGCAGGGGCCGGCGGATCCGGCTGGGGCGCGGAGTCGAAGGCGCGCAACTGCTTACCGCGGTTCGAGACGAGCTCGGCGAGCGTGATGGGCTGGTCGTGGAGGTCGAGTGCGGCCATGCCCGCAGCGCGGGCGGTGACGATCTCCGACCAGAGCTCGCGCAGGCTGTCGACCGTGGCGTCCGGGTCGCGGGCGCGCTCGATGAAAGACCGCTGGGGCCAGTTGGGGACACCGTCGTCGGCCCAGGCGAGGATGGTGCGGCCGAGGTCCTCGCCGGGCTGTTCGATGACCTCTCCGGCCAGTGCGGGGATACGGCTCTTGCCGAAGTACACGGTGGCGACCGGGCCGAGGGTGCCCACCGCGTCGAAGTCGTACTCGATGTCGGCTCGTTGCTCGGGCCGGACGCTGATCCGGCGGGCGTACTGGCGGCCGCGGGTGTCGGTTTCGATGACGGTGTCGGTCCGGGCCTTGAGGGTGACGATGACGTGCCCGGGGTAGGCGGCCAGGGCCTCGGTGACGGCGCGGTCCTCCGGCCGGTACTTCGACCATCCGGCGCTGTTGCCGCCGTATCCGGCCCGGGCTTCGCCGTTGACCTTGTCGAGCATGCCGCCCTCGCCGCTCCAGAAGGCGCTGTAGGTGTCGACGATCAGCACGGGGTAGCCGCGCATGGCGGCGCGGGCGAGGGCCGCGAACAGTGACCTGGGGTCGTAGCGGGTGAACTCCTGGGTGTGGAAGGGCACACGGTCGGCGTACTTGGCTGCCATCCCGCGTTCGGTGTCGATGAGCGCGACCTGTTCGCCGAGCTCGGCGGCGACCAGCAGGGAGGTCAGGGTGCGGCCGGACCCGGACGGGCCTTCGAAGGCCAGGCGGACCGGTCGGGATTCCTTGACCGCAGGCCGGAATTCCGGCATCGGGGTCAGGGAGCTGCCACTGGACACAGGGGATCTCCAGGGACGTCAGCGGATGCGGGCCCAGCCGCCGTGGCGCTGGGGGCGGGACCGTCGCTCGTGTCCCGGCGCACCCTGGGTTGCGGCAGGTGCTGCCTGGGGCGGTGCGGGCGCGGCGGGTCGGGCCAGCGTGGTCGGGAGGGTGCTGTCGGTGTAGGCGATGCGGTGACGCAGGCTCAGCCCGACGTCATCGGCGTCGAGATCGAACACGGTGCGCTTGATGCCTTCGCGGTCGGTGTAGGTGCGCTGGCGCAGGCGGCCCTGGACGATGACGTGCATGCCGCGCTGGAGGCACTCGCAGACGTGCTCGGCGACGTGCCGCCACACCGTGCAGGTGATGAACAGTGATTCGCCGTCGGTCCACTGGCCTGTGTTGCGGTCGTAGACCCGTGGCGTTGATGCGACCCGGAAGCGGGCGACGGGCGTGCCCTTTTCAGTGAACCGGATTTCGGGGTCGGCGACCAGGTTTCCGGTGACGGTGACGATGGTCTCGCCGGTCATGACGGCCCTCAGCTCCGGAAGTGGCGGCGGGCGCCGTCCTGCGTGGACCCACTGGCGGAGGGGACGGGGTCGGGTGTGGGCACGGGGTCACTCCTGTCTCGTGTGGTTCGGCGCAGGGAGGGTGTCAATCTCCCTGTAGTTTCGATACTAGATACTAAATGGGTGAGATGCAAGCGGATCACATCCCGCCCAGGTGACGATTTCTACAGGTCAAAGCGAGGCACTGTCGTGCTGGCCCGGAGGCCGCTCGGCGCGCACCGGCGCCGGCTGCTTGCCCGCCCCGTCGGCCGGGGCGGCCCTTGAAGGACCGCACATCCCGGACCGGCGGCAGTCGGGTCTGTCCTCTCAGCAGTTGAGCCGCTGTTTCTCCGCGTTCAGCAGCTCGATCACCGGGCGGAGCCAAGCACCCTCCGCGTCGTAGGGCGTACGTCCCTGGGACATGGCCTCGATGGCGTCGGCCTGCGCCGCGTAGGGTCCGCCGAGAGCCCGCAGGTCGGAAATGACCCTCGGCATGTGGGTACTCAGGGGCTTCCTCCACGGGCGGTTGGCCGGACTGGCGCCCTTCCGGACGTTGTAGAGGGGGCCTTCGACGGCGATGTGTCCGAGGTAGAGCACCGGTGCGTGGATGCCGAGGAGTTCGGCCAGTGCCACCGCCTTGCGGTAGTCCGGGATGCAGGTGAACCCGTACATGCGGCGGTACCCGGCCGGGTTCGGGTTCACGATCACCCGCCACTGGGACGTGGTCCAGGCGACGGTGGACACAGCTCTCCCGGCGGTGCGGAGGCCGCGTTCCTCAAGGACGGCAGTCATCCGCTGCTCGGAGAGTTCGGCCAGCAGACGGCGCGGCTCGGGGGCGGCTTCCAGGCGCTTGACCTTGCGGATCTGCGTGATGGGCGGCTGCGCTTGGCGAAGACCGTGCAGATCCGAAACGTCGGCCAGGTAGGCGCCGGACGGCAGCGAGACGTGCTGCCACGCCTCGGCGTCGAGGAGCGGGAAGCGGTGCGGCTCGGAAGTCATGAGCAGCCGCAGGAGGCTGCCGCCCATGGTGTCCATGGCCAGCTCGAACCCCTCGCTGCGGTCGGATGAACTGAGGTTCCCCTCCCTGGCCGCCCGCCGGTGCCCGCCTTCGTGGAACACCACGCGCAACGTTTCATCCAGGTCATCCAGGGTGCTCTCCTTGATGCCCAGCACGTCGGTGGCGGCCTGGTAGATGCCGCTGGAGCAGTAGAGCGCCGAAGCCTCGTCCTCCCGGTAGACCCTGACCTTTCCGAGTGAGTCCAGGCCGAAGACGCTGCGGAAGACCGCACAGGCCAGGTCCAGCGTGCGGCGCCGCTCGGCGCAGACGTCGCCGTGCTTCACCCACTGGGTCTTGGGGTACTGGCGCTGATGGTGCTCCACGGCCTCCCGTACGGGCCTGATGCCGAGCAGGCGCATCAGAGCGCCGTGCATGTGACGGTTCAGCCTGCTGGTGACGCACGTGACGCCTCGGCCTTGCAGGTGAAGTTCGTCCTCGACCACGGTGCCCGCAGCATTGTGGTAGACCTCGTCGTCGTTCCACAGGGTCTGGGCGTGATCGCGGAAGGCGCGGCGGACGGCGAAGTCGGTGACCGAGTCGAAGTAGGTCTCGGCGGCTGACAGGCGCGGGCCGTTCAACGCGCGGTCGACGAACCGTGCGATGACGGCGGGGTCGGTGCTGGCTGCGAGAGCACTGCGGATGTGGGTCTCCAGTGCGGCTCCGTCGACGATCGTGCGGTCACGGTTCTGTTCGCCCTTGGCCGTGGCCAGGGGGAGGTCGTAGCTGGCGGCAAGCCGGGTGTCGGTGGAGACGAGGATGCCGCCGACGAAGATTCGTCCCGGCTGACCGTCCAGAATGATCTCTGCGTGGTCCTGCGGGGGCCGGTAGGCGGGGTTGCTGAGGTAGCGGACCCGGCTGATGGCTTCTTCGGCAACCTTCCGCGAGCAGAGGACGCTGATGAGAGTGCCGTGCTGCCGGTTGGTGGACCAGTACTCGTAGTGCAGAACCAGGCTCTGATGGCTTTCGTCAAGGCCGGGGACGTCGGTGAGGTACGTGCTCGGTTTCAGGACGGGCGTGAAGCTGTAGCCGACGGTGTCGAACTGGACCGTTCCGATCTGCGGGTCGCGGGCGAGGACGAGCGCTGCGAGCTTCTTGCCTTCCCCGAACTGGCCGATCTGCTGGCTGGTCTTCCGGGAGGCGCCCAGGAGCAGTCCGGTGCGGGGGATGCCGGGCCCCTGGTCGTGGATGGCCAGAACCCCGTCGCTCCAGGCCACTTCGGTGTCCGGGTCTTCGTCCAGCGCGTTGGCGATCAGCTCCACGAGGGCGCGCTCGGACGTCCAGTCCTTCACGTAGTCCTCGGCGATGGGGTAGGGCAGTTCTCTGACCTGCTCGGGACGAGGTTGAACAGTGGTCTGCCGCCGGTCGGTAGCGGGCGCGCATGCAGAGGTGGGCATGACGAATTCCTCGGGCTGGGCGAGTGATCCCGGGGCGCCCGATGGCGCGGCCCTTCCCGAAGAGAGGTGGGTGAGGGCCGCGTCTGTTGAGGGCACTGCCGGACGGGATGTGTGTTTGCGTAGCGGCTCGGCGGTGGGCTGCCGGTATGCGGCCGTCGTTCGGCGCATCGGTGCTGCCCCGCGGGAGGGGCACCCGTCCAAGCTGTTACTTCGATACTAGATAAAATCAGCCCGGAATTGCAAGAGGATTCGGGGCCGCATCCCCTACCGCGGCTACGATCCGGTGCAGGTCAGGGCCTCGGTGGCGGCGCGTATCGGCACGTCATGGCCCCTCTCGGGATGCCCGTGAACTGCCGTACAACTCACTGGACTTGCGGGCCCGCCGGCGGGTGGAGTTCCATGCCGGGCTGCAGGTGCCGCACCTGATCTGCACTGCCGTCGACGTCGACATGCAGTTCGGAAAACCACTGGGACAGCACGGCGACAACCTCGCCGCCGTTCCAGTCGCCGCTGCTCTCCTCGATGTCCTTGATCCGGCTGAACAGATCGGCGATCGCGGCCCCTTCTTGTGTGGCCTGATCGAATGAGGGTGAGGGCATGGTCAGGATGCCTTTGCTGGGCCGGGGCCGCGCGAGATCAGATCCTCCACCTCGGCGACGGCCTCGTAGGTGGCGGCGATCGTCTGGGCGCGCCCGATGAGCTCGTTGCGGCGGGCGAAGACGGCGGTGCGCTCCGCGAGGGCCCGTTCGGTGCCGTCGCCTTCATGCAGAGTGTCGGTACAGGAGATCAGGACACGGCGACCGAGATCCCACACCACCGCATTGACGGCGCAGCAGGCCGAGGAGATGGGGTCGAGATCGTTCATGGCCCACACGTAGGCGCGCGGATCGCGGCCGGTCTCACGCAGGTACTGGGCGGCAGCTCGAACGAGACCGCCGGTGCCGGCCGTCGGTTCACCCAGCCACGCCCCCTCGGGGAGATCCTCCACGGACAACGTCATGCGCACCATCAGGTCACACATGTCCGGCGGAGTATGGACCTGGCCAAGCGCCTCCCGCGCGCCACGGGAGCGCAATTCGGTGACGAGGAAGCCGAGCACGTCGGCCTCCGATCGCCAGGACGGGTCCGCATCTGCGGTCAGCTCCAGCAATCCGGTCTCCAGCGCGGCACGGGTGACCGCGTGGACGGCAGCGAGCCGCTTCGCGCTCTGCTCCTCCTCGTCGAGCCACCCTCGCAGCGGATGCGCCCACTCGACCAGCTCCGGACGACTGATCCACAAGAGACCCCACACGCGCCGGTAGTGGTCGAGCAACTCCTGCGGGCCGAAGGTCAGGAGGTGTCCCGTGAGATCCGGACCGTCGTCCGTCTGGCGCAGCAGGGAGAGGACGGCGACGACGCCGACCGGTACCTCCATGAGGGAGTCGATTCGGTTGCGGTGCCAGGTGGGGGCCACCTTCTCTGCCACGTCCAGGGCGAGATGCGTCGGCGACAGGCCGCGCGTCCGGGTGCGCTTACGGCGGGCCGCAGTGAGCGCCGGAGTAACTGCCGCACGTTCCGGGCGCGGGGGAGCGGTGTCGGCTGAGCTCAGGTGGATCCGCGGCTGGCTGGGATCGGGCTCGGGCGGCTCATCGGGGGCGAACAGGTCGAGTTGCATGGGTTACTCCTCGGGCATGCAGGCAGGAGGTCGCGACGGCGCGGGGGCGGGTGAGCAACGCCGGTTCGCGGGGGAGGCAGAGACAGCAGGACGCGGGACCAGGCGGGCGGTAGCAGGAAGGGGAGGCCGGCCTCCTGGGGGAGAGGGGCCTGCGGTCAGGTGCCACGGGCGCCGGGGCGTCGCAGCACTGCGGCCTGCTCCGGCGGCCGCCCGGGCGTCTGCGTGCACGGGCGGGTCGTGCAGCCAGGTCGACGGCCTGGTCCTCGTCGGCGGTCCGGGGCAGGTACGTGGCGACGGTGAGTTCCCCCACGCGACAGGCGGAGGGCTACCGCATGTCGGGCGAGGCCGCGGCGCGGTCCTGTGCCGGCTGGAGGCGGGGCGGGCTCATCCGTCGCCCTCCAGGTCGAGCGCACTGCGCAGCAGCTCAAGCAACTGCGCCGCGTCCTCTGGCAGGGCGGCCTCGCGCAGGAGGCGCTTGCGCCGGATCGGGACACCGAGGCTGATGCCCGCTGGCACACCAGGAGCGTCCGGTTGCGCGACGAGGCGGTAGTCGGCGGTGGAGATCATCCAGGCCTCGTACCGGTCGGCGGTACTGCCGCTGCGGGAGGCATGGCCTTGGTCAGGGTCGCGTGACGGGCAGGGGCACGATGGATCGGTGCAGGGTCTTCCAGCGGGGTGGTTGGCCAGTACCGGAGCTCGGCGGTAGTGCGTTGCAGTGCCGTTGAGCATCGGGCAGTGCGCGGCCGCGTAGGGCAGGCACTCCGGGTGCAGGGCGGGTTCGGGCGAGTAGCCGCGGGCGTGGTCGGCCGGACGGACGATGAGGAAACACCGCTCGTCCAACTCCTGGCCGCAGATCTGGCACAGGCGGTCGCGGTAGGCCCGGAACGCGCGCGCGGCGTCGAGGCTCCCGAAAGCGGCATGGCCGTTGTGGATCAGGGAGCCCCAGGGCACTACGAGCCCGCCGGCCAGCGGGCGGTGTGCACACCGCTGGGGTATCGCGGGATTCATGGAGAGGTCGATCTTTCACAGGTTGATCGGCCTCGGCCGGGCACGGGGCGTACTCGGCCGAGGCACAGGGTGAGGGGTTGGGGGGCCGGTCAGGCGCTGGGTGCGTCTGTGACCGGCGCTCAGGGACGGGCACTGTCCCCCGAATCGCGCTGCGGCGGCCGTCCTTTCGTCCGCGCGCGTCTGCGTCGGCGTGGGCGGTGGTTGCGCTCAGGCGTGAGATGCCAGCCGTCGCAGATCCCGCATTTGCGGTACCCACGCGTCGACTTGCCGCGGGCACGGGTGGCTCCGAAGGCTGCGCGAGCGGCCGCGCGGTCGGGGTAGCGCCGTCGTCCCG
The Streptomyces umbrinus genome window above contains:
- a CDS encoding DUF4007 family protein encodes the protein MPTPAFPSYVAPVHARHGSYSPRYGWLLKTHLAVQDNPHVFATAHAIVELGAGKSAVASMRFWSSAFKLTDEARHGPGTPSSVTPTARGRWLLDEDGADPYLEQDGSLFLLHWWLLAPPCRVPAWFYTFCLSPFARLEPGSLREGMLRASAAADWVRLPTAATLHRDIMCMIRMYTTGSAHEQPRTTLEDLVDRPFSALAMMSVAPDGAVHLSPSAGTSAPTAVVAYACLEYASRSTPGPGSMSFGRLLHDDAGPGRVLRLQPRSLRRALQAAAVRHPQVGVADAGDGTEVLTFNCPPLALAWDVLDESYGHVRQRLGLHPQQDAYRPRPGDARPVEQLAFGEPASQDSR
- a CDS encoding WhiB family transcriptional regulator yields the protein MRSRIRTRDAVSALADERIPFPHTEHPTPCQDDPALFAFEEVADRLQRTKTIARAKLACSGCPVVQGCLKWALANPSLTPRGVWAATTPGKRGALRNGLVQRLGDDWVGVVADQDRRREQQQATPAVPPTVREQMLARLELELIPTRPQPYEPWREPLTPQRRADNRRLLERALAGKAPRRGRRRPPKPRSAP
- a CDS encoding ATP-binding protein yields the protein MSSGSSLTPMPEFRPAVKESRPVRLAFEGPSGSGRTLTSLLVAAELGEQVALIDTERGMAAKYADRVPFHTQEFTRYDPRSLFAALARAAMRGYPVLIVDTYSAFWSGEGGMLDKVNGEARAGYGGNSAGWSKYRPEDRAVTEALAAYPGHVIVTLKARTDTVIETDTRGRQYARRISVRPEQRADIEYDFDAVGTLGPVATVYFGKSRIPALAGEVIEQPGEDLGRTILAWADDGVPNWPQRSFIERARDPDATVDSLRELWSEIVTARAAGMAALDLHDQPITLAELVSNRGKQLRAFDSAPQPDPPAPAA
- the ssb gene encoding single-stranded DNA-binding protein, whose product is MTGETIVTVTGNLVADPEIRFTEKGTPVARFRVASTPRVYDRNTGQWTDGESLFITCTVWRHVAEHVCECLQRGMHVIVQGRLRQRTYTDREGIKRTVFDLDADDVGLSLRHRIAYTDSTLPTTLARPAAPAPPQAAPAATQGAPGHERRSRPQRHGGWARIR
- a CDS encoding N-6 DNA methylase, producing the protein MQLDLFAPDEPPEPDPSQPRIHLSSADTAPPRPERAAVTPALTAARRKRTRTRGLSPTHLALDVAEKVAPTWHRNRIDSLMEVPVGVVAVLSLLRQTDDGPDLTGHLLTFGPQELLDHYRRVWGLLWISRPELVEWAHPLRGWLDEEEQSAKRLAAVHAVTRAALETGLLELTADADPSWRSEADVLGFLVTELRSRGAREALGQVHTPPDMCDLMVRMTLSVEDLPEGAWLGEPTAGTGGLVRAAAQYLRETGRDPRAYVWAMNDLDPISSACCAVNAVVWDLGRRVLISCTDTLHEGDGTERALAERTAVFARRNELIGRAQTIAATYEAVAEVEDLISRGPGPAKAS
- a CDS encoding cell envelope biogenesis protein OmpA, with the protein product MNPAIPQRCAHRPLAGGLVVPWGSLIHNGHAAFGSLDAARAFRAYRDRLCQICGQELDERCFLIVRPADHARGYSPEPALHPECLPYAAAHCPMLNGTATHYRRAPVLANHPAGRPCTDPSCPCPSRDPDQGHASRSGSTADRYEAWMISTADYRLVAQPDAPGVPAGISLGVPIRRKRLLREAALPEDAAQLLELLRSALDLEGDG